A genomic stretch from Litoribacterium kuwaitense includes:
- a CDS encoding ATP-binding protein, translated as YEKGAMIITSNKSYLEWGKTFGDDVLATAILDRLLHHSVTFSIKGDSYRMEEKKKAGVFPLPSAPETAK; from the coding sequence TATGAAAAAGGCGCTATGATCATTACTTCAAATAAATCGTATCTAGAATGGGGGAAAACGTTTGGAGACGACGTGTTAGCAACCGCGATATTGGATCGCCTCCTGCATCACTCGGTTACGTTTAGCATCAAAGGTGATTCCTATCGCATGGAAGAGAAGAAAAAGGCCGGGGTATTTCCTCTGCCTTCAGCTCCAGAAACAGCAAAGTGA